Proteins from a genomic interval of Lolium perenne isolate Kyuss_39 chromosome 1, Kyuss_2.0, whole genome shotgun sequence:
- the LOC127327205 gene encoding mitochondrial import inner membrane translocase subunit TIM50, giving the protein MLRLAVKRSRRLLQPRPAAALSSFSAASTAPLFPSRAAAAAAAEAAAAAAAGAGAEAAAAAAAPPPAAPRRWGRSLLKFGAFAALTGALGAVGYVTHAYTLTEVALNTQEFRKMMTTPPHIEEDATEFEKFQAMALAEAKKVPVAAIEFYLDMRNTIENHVTGFTEPTSDKLLPDLLPEYNGVITLVLDLNETLVYSDWQRDRGWKTFKRPGVDAFVQYMAQFYEVVVYSDQTSMYVDPVIDRLDPKGYIMYRLSRPATKYQDGKHYRDLSKLNRKPEHVLYISAHALESCLQLENCVSIKPWKLETDDTQLLDLIPFLEYLATARPTDVRPVLASFQGQDIATEFAKRAKVVGRQKQERKSIWRR; this is encoded by the exons atgctccgcctcgccgtcaagagatcgcgccgcctcctccagccccggcccgccgccgccctctcctccttctccgccgcctccaccgccCCCTTATTCccctcccgcgccgccgccgccgccgccgcagaggcAGCGGCAGCGGCCGCGGCCGGGGCTGGCGCGGAGGCTGCGGCAGCGGCGGCAGCGCCCCCTCCCGCGGCGCCAAGGCGGTGGGGCCGGAGCCTGCTCAAGTTCGGCGCCTTCGCGGCCCTCACCGGAGCCCTCGGCGCCGTCGGCTACGTCACCCACG CCTACACGCTCACCGAGGTGGCCCTCAACACCCAGGAGTTCAGGAAGATGATGACCACGCCGCCCCACATCGAGGAGGACGCCACCGAATTTGAG AAATTTCAGGCTATGGCTTTGGCGGAAGCTAAGAAAG TTCCTGTTGCAGCGATAGAGTTCTACTTGGATATGAGGAACACAATCGAAAATCACGTGACA GGCTTCACTGAACCTACCTCAGACAAACTGTTGCCAGATTTGCTTCCAGAATACAATGGTGTCATCACCCTAGTTCTTGATCTGAATGAGACTCTTGTATACTCTGATTGGCAG CGTGACAGAGGTTGGAAGACATTTAAGAGACCAGGAGTTGATGCCTTTGTGCAATATATGGCACAGTTTTATGAAGTTGTTGTATATTCTGATCAAACATCCATG TACGTGGATCCTGTCATTGATAGGTTGGACCCAAAGGGTTACATCATGTACAGGTTATCAAGGCCTGCAACTAAGTACCAAGATGGTAAACATTATCGG GATTTGTCAAAGTTGAACAGAAAACCTGAACATGTTCTTTATATCAGCGCGCATGCTCTTGAATCTTGCCTGCAACTTGAAAATTGTGTTAGTATCAAACCTTGGAAACTTGAAACTGATGACACCCAATTGTTGGATCTGATTCCATTTCTTGAGT ATCTTGCCACTGCAAGGCCTACTGATGTCCGGCCAGTGCTTGCTTCCTTTCAAGGTCAGGACATAGCTACAGAGTTTGCCAAGCGTGCAAAGGTAGTGGGAAG